A single region of the Stenotrophomonas sp. Marseille-Q4652 genome encodes:
- a CDS encoding PDDEXK nuclease domain-containing protein → MSTKKPTSQKTAVKAAGALPSGYVDWLGELKTRIHAAQQRAAQAVNRELVLLYWQIGRDILQRQAEQGWGSKVIDRLARDLRNAFPDMHGFSPRNLKYMRAFAEAWPDAGFVQAVLAQLPWYHQLALLDKLKTAEERQWYALKAAEHGWSRNVLAMQIESGLRERSGNAITNFEVQLPKPQSDLARESLKDPYKLDFLGLGKEAEERAIESALVQHVARFLVELGAGFAYVGRQVHVEVAGDDFYIDLLFYHLKLRCYVVVELKSGKFEPEDAGQLSFYMTAVDRQVKHVDDQPTIGLLLCKSKNHVVAEYALSGIEKPIGVAEYELVRQLPEKLKTDLPSIEEIERELENIDEEPEA, encoded by the coding sequence ATGAGCACCAAGAAGCCAACTTCGCAGAAAACGGCGGTGAAGGCAGCCGGCGCGCTGCCCAGCGGCTATGTCGATTGGCTGGGCGAACTGAAAACCCGCATCCACGCCGCACAACAACGCGCCGCGCAAGCGGTAAACCGCGAACTGGTGCTGCTGTATTGGCAAATTGGCCGTGACATTCTGCAACGGCAAGCCGAACAAGGCTGGGGCAGCAAGGTCATTGACCGGCTGGCGCGCGACCTGCGCAACGCCTTTCCGGACATGCACGGATTCTCCCCGCGAAACCTCAAATACATGCGCGCCTTCGCCGAGGCCTGGCCGGATGCCGGATTTGTGCAAGCAGTGCTTGCACAATTGCCGTGGTATCACCAGCTCGCTCTGCTAGACAAGCTGAAAACGGCCGAAGAACGCCAGTGGTATGCCCTCAAGGCGGCTGAGCACGGCTGGTCGCGTAACGTGCTGGCCATGCAGATCGAATCCGGCCTGCGCGAGCGAAGTGGCAATGCCATAACCAACTTTGAAGTGCAGTTGCCCAAACCGCAATCCGACCTTGCCCGCGAATCACTGAAGGATCCGTACAAGCTGGACTTCCTCGGGCTGGGCAAGGAGGCCGAAGAGCGTGCCATCGAATCTGCGTTGGTGCAGCACGTCGCCCGCTTCCTGGTCGAGCTTGGCGCAGGCTTTGCCTATGTGGGACGACAAGTGCATGTGGAAGTCGCTGGTGATGACTTCTACATCGACTTGCTGTTCTATCACCTGAAGTTGCGCTGCTACGTCGTGGTAGAGCTGAAATCCGGAAAATTCGAGCCGGAAGATGCCGGGCAGTTGAGTTTCTACATGACCGCTGTGGACAGGCAGGTCAAGCATGTCGACGACCAGCCAACCATTGGCCTGTTGTTGTGCAAGAGCAAGAATCATGTGGTGGCCGAATACGCGTTGTCCGGCATCGAGAAGCCCATCGGCGTGGCCGAGTACGAACTGGTCCGGCAGTTGCCGGAAAAGCTGAAAACCGATCTGCCCAGCATCGAGGAAATCGAGCGCGAGCTGGAAAACATCGACGAGGAGCCGGAAGCATGA
- a CDS encoding restriction endonuclease subunit S: MTWLTASLRRIAPPSSARITFKPDQKVWNLSLDQIESDTGEIVEKRFTQADEAGSSTFNFDTGNVLYSKLRPYLNKVTLPDEPGIATTELIPLRPIAEALDAKFLAYYLRSPAFVNQASHHVAGAKMPRVVMDWFWEHEAPLPPLSEQHRIVELLGQADALRRLRRAADAKAARILPALFLRMFGDPAANPKGWAVEPLNEISSPRQWPTISGKELTESGFPVYGANGKIGFYSSYNHEHPTVLITCRGATCGTINVCEPKSYVTGNAMALDDPDPNKTTIEFLETYLNVRGLDDAITGAAQPQITRQNLQKVNVFVPPFPLVEEFSEQARTIKQMLGKTVSAGEQVERTFALLLQKAFAGELTAKWRQAHMAELLQEMQQQAQALNLPLPGSVA, encoded by the coding sequence GCCCCGCCATCTTCAGCACGAATAACATTCAAGCCGGATCAGAAAGTCTGGAATCTTTCGCTAGATCAGATTGAGAGCGATACGGGCGAGATTGTCGAAAAGCGATTCACTCAAGCCGATGAGGCGGGCTCGTCCACGTTCAATTTCGATACGGGCAATGTGCTTTATTCCAAGCTGCGCCCGTATCTCAACAAGGTCACGCTGCCTGATGAGCCAGGCATTGCCACGACGGAGTTGATTCCACTTCGACCCATTGCAGAAGCGCTGGATGCAAAGTTCTTGGCATATTACCTGCGTTCGCCCGCTTTCGTGAATCAGGCCTCGCATCATGTGGCGGGCGCAAAAATGCCACGGGTGGTGATGGATTGGTTTTGGGAACACGAGGCGCCACTGCCCCCGTTGAGCGAACAGCACCGCATCGTCGAACTGCTCGGTCAAGCTGACGCCTTGCGCCGTCTGCGCCGCGCCGCCGACGCCAAAGCTGCACGCATCCTGCCCGCGCTGTTCTTAAGGATGTTCGGTGACCCGGCGGCGAATCCGAAGGGGTGGGCTGTTGAACCGCTGAATGAAATTTCCAGCCCGCGCCAATGGCCGACGATATCCGGGAAGGAACTGACCGAATCGGGGTTTCCGGTTTACGGCGCGAATGGAAAAATTGGCTTCTATTCGAGCTACAACCATGAACATCCAACAGTGCTGATTACTTGTCGTGGCGCGACTTGCGGAACGATCAACGTCTGCGAACCGAAGAGCTACGTCACCGGCAACGCGATGGCGCTGGACGACCCTGATCCCAATAAAACGACCATCGAATTTCTCGAAACGTATCTTAACGTGCGTGGTTTGGATGACGCGATCACAGGTGCTGCACAACCGCAGATAACGCGTCAGAATCTTCAGAAGGTGAACGTGTTTGTTCCACCGTTTCCACTTGTGGAAGAATTTTCCGAACAAGCGAGAACCATCAAGCAAATGTTGGGGAAAACGGTTTCTGCCGGTGAGCAAGTCGAAAGGACTTTTGCGTTGCTGCTGCAAAAAGCCTTCGCGGGCGAACTTACCGCCAAGTGGCGACAGGCGCACATGGCCGAGTTGTTGCAGGAGATGCAGCAACAAGCGCAAGCCCTGAACCTGCCCCTGCCGGGTAGCGTGGCATGA